TATTCGGATACTTTATAACTTTAAAACTTGTGACTTTATAACTTATAACTAATCGCATGATCAAATACAGTTTTATCATTCCGGTCAAGGCGATCAATGATTATGTCCGCGAAGCCATCTCTAAAATCTTGGCGATCAAGCGCGATGATTATGAAATAATCGTTTATCCTGACCAGACGAATGATGAACAATGGGAGAAGACCAGGCAGATCGCTTGCTTGGGCGGCCCGGCGATAAAGCGAACGCGGTCGATCACGGATGCGTCAGGAGAAATCTTGATCTTTATCGACGATGACGCTTTTCCGGCGGAAAATTATTTGGAAATTTTGGACGAGGATTTTAAAGATGAAAAAATAAAAGCGGCCGGCGGTCCGGCCATCACTCCGCCCGACGACGGTTTTTGGCAGAAAGTTTCCGGCGCGGTTTTTTTGAGTTTTTATTCCGGCGGCAATCCGGAAAGATATATATCCCGCGGCGGCAAAGTTTTTGTCGCTGATTGGCCGAGCGTTAATTTTACGATCCGCAAAGCGGTTTTTGCCGAGTTGGGCGGTTTTGCCAGCGAATTCTGGCCGGGGGAGGATACCAAGCTTTGCCATGATTTAAATAAAAAATATCCGCAAAGCATCGTTTATGATCCGGCTCTGATCGTTTATCATCATCGCCGCTCCGGCCTCAGGGAGCATCTCCGGCAAACCGGCGCTTACGGTTTGCACCGCGGCTATTTCGTCAAACATTATCCGGAAACTTCTTTCAAGTTAAAATATTTTTTGCCCGCGCTCTTTTTGCTTTTTGCCGTTTTTGGCGCGGTTTTAAGCTTAGCCGATATCCCTTTTTCCGCCATTTATTTATTGGGCTGGCTGATTTACGTTTTAGTTTTATTCAAATCTATCTCCGACATCCGCCATCATGAAAAAAATTCGTTGATTATCCTAAATGCGGTCTATTATATTTTTTTAACCCACCTTGTTTACGGATTTTATTTTATCAAAGGACTGGTCTTTACCCGCAACCTGAAAAGCAAACTGCGATAAAAAATTACCCTCCAGAGAAGGGGGGCGCCGCCTCGGCGATCCGCCAGCTGGCGGAGGGGTGGGTTAGGAAAAAGTCCCCTCCACGGGAGGGGTGCCGAGCCCGGCGAGGCGGGGTGGGTCTATTCCCGACATTATTATAAGTTTTTTTAGAATAAAAATGTTTTAAAAGTAAAAGAAAAAGCCTAACCGCAAGATTTATAAAATTAAAATAATGGATAAAAATAATAAGGAAGAATAATAGACCCACCCCGTCAGGCCGAGGCGGCCTGCCACCCCTCCCAAGAGGGGACAGACTAAACAAATTTTAATAATGAAAGTTGCAATTTCGTTTCCGCCATTAGAATCCGAAAAAGGCGTACCTCTGCTTTCCCAGAATCGCCAATTCCAATGGTTTAACAGTCCTACATATATATACCCGGTTATTCCGGCCTATTTGGCTACCGTTTTGAAAAATAACGGCCAGGAAGTTTTTTGGGACGACGGCATCGCCGAAGGCTTAAGCTATGAACAATGGCTGGCCAGGATAATCAAAGAACAGCCGGATGTCATCGTGATTGAAACCAAGACTCCGGTGATAGAGAGGCATTGGAAAATAATCGATGAGTTAAAGAAAAAATCATTGAAAATTGAAAATTGGAAATTGAAAATTGTCCTCGTCGGGGATCATGTAACGGCGATGCCCGAAGAAAGCTTAAAAAATTCCCAAGTTGATTTTGTCGTTGCGGGTGGGGATTATGATTTTATCGTTTTGTCGATCATTAAGAAAATAAATAACCAAGGCGAATTGGAGGGCGGGATTTATTGGAAAGAAAATGGCTTAATTAAGAATTCCGGTGCTTATGATTTGAAAAAACATTCGCTTGATGAATTGCCGATGATCGACCGCGAATTAACCAACTGGAAATTATACGCCTACAAAAATGGTAATTTTAAATATACGCCCGGAACTTATCTGATGTCCGGCCGCGATTGCTGGTGGGGTAAATGCACCTTTTGCTCCTGGACAACGATGTTTCCCGGCAATTGTTTCCGCGTCCGCTCGGCTAAATTGGTCTTGGATGAAGTCGGTTACTTGATCGATCTGGGAGTCAAAGAGATTATGGAAGATTCCGGCAGCTTGCCGATTGGCGCTTGGCTCCAAGAATTTTGCCAAGGGATGATCGACCGCGGCTATAACAAAAAAGTCACTCTAAGCTGCAATATGCGGCTTAACGGAATTAAAGATGAAAAAACCTGGCAATTGATGAAGCGCGCCGGATTCAGGTTTGTCTTATTCGGCTTGGAATCAGCCAACCAAACGACGCTGGATAAAATAAATAAAGGCTTGAAAGTTGAAGAGATCGAACCCGGATTAAAAATTTGCAAAGCCGCCGGACTTGAGCCGCACATCACCGCTATGATCGGTTATCCCTGGGAAACCTACGAGGATGCCAAGCGAACCGTGGACTTGGCCAAGGATTTATTCAAGAAAGGACTGGTTGATACT
This genomic window from Patescibacteria group bacterium contains:
- a CDS encoding glycosyltransferase, which codes for MIKYSFIIPVKAINDYVREAISKILAIKRDDYEIIVYPDQTNDEQWEKTRQIACLGGPAIKRTRSITDASGEILIFIDDDAFPAENYLEILDEDFKDEKIKAAGGPAITPPDDGFWQKVSGAVFLSFYSGGNPERYISRGGKVFVADWPSVNFTIRKAVFAELGGFASEFWPGEDTKLCHDLNKKYPQSIVYDPALIVYHHRRSGLREHLRQTGAYGLHRGYFVKHYPETSFKLKYFLPALFLLFAVFGAVLSLADIPFSAIYLLGWLIYVLVLFKSISDIRHHEKNSLIILNAVYYIFLTHLVYGFYFIKGLVFTRNLKSKLR
- a CDS encoding radical SAM protein, with amino-acid sequence MKVAISFPPLESEKGVPLLSQNRQFQWFNSPTYIYPVIPAYLATVLKNNGQEVFWDDGIAEGLSYEQWLARIIKEQPDVIVIETKTPVIERHWKIIDELKKKSLKIENWKLKIVLVGDHVTAMPEESLKNSQVDFVVAGGDYDFIVLSIIKKINNQGELEGGIYWKENGLIKNSGAYDLKKHSLDELPMIDRELTNWKLYAYKNGNFKYTPGTYLMSGRDCWWGKCTFCSWTTMFPGNCFRVRSAKLVLDEVGYLIDLGVKEIMEDSGSLPIGAWLQEFCQGMIDRGYNKKVTLSCNMRLNGIKDEKTWQLMKRAGFRFVLFGLESANQTTLDKINKGLKVEEIEPGLKICKAAGLEPHITAMIGYPWETYEDAKRTVDLAKDLFKKGLVDTLQATILIPYPGTPLYEYCQANNLLNFTDYDRFDQREQVMKSPLSNEQVKELTQGLYKSFLTPKFIFNKILAIRNFDDIKFLCRSGLKVLGHLADFKNPPPSQGGA